In Methanococcoides sp. LMO-2, a single window of DNA contains:
- the cdhC gene encoding CO dehydrogenase/CO-methylating acetyl-CoA synthase complex subunit beta, which yields MAEEFPFEISPMFEGERIRKDGMHVELSGPKSKGYELVRATPMDEVEDGRFTLIGPDLSEMEEGSRHPFAMIYKIAGELVEEDLESIVERRNHDFQNYIQGMMHLNQRYDVWVRVSKDAVSKGLTSFEPIAKAVMMLFKNELPFIEKVEAVYVTDLAEIEKEMDAVKAVYQSRDDRTRDLHEEDVDTFYGCSLCQSFAPSNVCVITPDRISLCGAINWFDGRAAAKVDPEGPQFAIPKGDVIDVESGEFSGVNEIAKSLSSGEYDRIKLHSFFEYPHTSCGCFEVVGFYIPEVDGIGWIDRDYAGTAPNGLPFSTMAGQTGGGKQVAGFLGVGINYFRSPKFIQADGGWGRVVWMPKNLKDRVLSDIPAEIADKVATEEDAADLDSLRNFLTDKAHPIVERWEAEEEPEEEEEVKEEAAAPTMMQAAMPMQGMPMMMPSSSGTGGVKIILKNAKVSIDKVIIQKKE from the coding sequence ATGGCAGAAGAATTCCCCTTTGAGATTTCCCCTATGTTCGAAGGGGAAAGGATTAGAAAGGATGGCATGCACGTCGAACTCTCAGGACCGAAATCAAAAGGATATGAGCTTGTAAGAGCTACACCTATGGATGAGGTAGAGGACGGTAGGTTTACACTTATCGGCCCTGACCTTTCAGAGATGGAAGAAGGTTCAAGACACCCATTCGCAATGATCTACAAGATCGCAGGAGAACTTGTGGAAGAAGACCTCGAGTCCATTGTCGAACGTAGGAACCACGATTTCCAGAACTACATCCAGGGTATGATGCACCTGAACCAGCGCTATGATGTCTGGGTTCGTGTCAGCAAGGATGCTGTGTCCAAGGGCTTAACATCCTTTGAACCGATCGCAAAAGCTGTTATGATGCTCTTCAAGAACGAGCTTCCATTCATTGAGAAGGTCGAAGCTGTCTATGTAACAGACCTCGCTGAGATCGAGAAAGAGATGGACGCTGTAAAGGCAGTCTACCAGTCAAGGGACGACAGGACCCGTGACCTGCATGAGGAAGATGTTGACACATTCTACGGATGCAGTCTCTGTCAGTCATTTGCACCATCCAATGTTTGTGTAATAACACCAGACAGGATCTCACTTTGTGGTGCCATCAACTGGTTCGACGGTCGTGCAGCAGCAAAGGTAGATCCAGAAGGGCCACAGTTCGCTATTCCTAAAGGCGATGTGATCGATGTGGAATCCGGTGAGTTCTCCGGTGTTAACGAGATCGCAAAGTCACTTTCAAGCGGCGAATATGACCGTATCAAGCTTCACTCATTCTTCGAATATCCACACACATCCTGTGGTTGCTTCGAGGTAGTAGGTTTCTACATACCTGAGGTCGATGGTATTGGCTGGATAGACAGGGACTATGCAGGCACTGCACCAAACGGTCTTCCATTCTCCACAATGGCAGGTCAGACAGGTGGTGGAAAGCAGGTTGCCGGTTTCCTTGGTGTAGGTATCAACTACTTCAGGTCACCAAAGTTCATCCAGGCAGATGGCGGATGGGGCCGTGTTGTATGGATGCCAAAGAACCTGAAGGACCGTGTACTTTCTGATATTCCGGCTGAGATCGCTGATAAGGTCGCAACCGAAGAAGATGCAGCAGACCTTGATTCATTGAGGAATTTCCTTACTGACAAAGCTCATCCGATCGTTGAGAGATGGGAAGCAGAGGAAGAGCCTGAAGAAGAGGAAGAGGTAAAGGAAGAAGCAGCAGCACCAACAATGATGCAGGCAGCAATGCCAATGCAGGGTATGCCAATGATGATGCCATCTTCATCCGGTACAGGCGGTGTCAAGATCATCCTCAAGAACGCAA
- the cdhB gene encoding CO dehydrogenase/acetyl-CoA synthase complex subunit epsilon has product MVDVIKNTQIHCTYGCKTSKAVQPNVAGKMISKAKRPLFIVGSQILKDEELLKRTIEIAKKADLPVAATGHSISGMVDSGVNAKYINVHLLATYLCDPNWNGLDGEGQYDTVIMLGHMKYYLNQVLSGLKSFSSLKTISIERHYVQNATMSFGNISPEVHIEALDELIENL; this is encoded by the coding sequence ATGGTCGACGTTATTAAGAACACTCAGATACACTGCACATACGGTTGCAAGACCTCAAAGGCAGTACAGCCAAATGTTGCTGGAAAGATGATCTCAAAGGCAAAACGCCCTCTTTTCATCGTAGGATCACAGATCCTTAAGGATGAAGAGCTGTTGAAGCGTACCATCGAGATTGCAAAGAAAGCAGATTTGCCGGTAGCAGCTACCGGCCACTCTATCAGTGGAATGGTGGATTCTGGTGTCAATGCAAAATACATTAACGTGCATTTACTGGCAACCTACCTTTGTGATCCGAACTGGAATGGACTTGACGGCGAAGGGCAGTATGATACCGTAATCATGCTGGGACATATGAAATACTATCTCAACCAGGTACTTTCCGGTCTCAAGAGCTTTTCCAGCCTCAAGACCATTTCAATTGAAAGGCATTACGTCCAGAACGCTACCATGTCCTTCGGGAACATCAGCCCTGAGGTTCACATCGAAGCACTGGATGAATTGATCGAGAATCTCTAA
- the cdhA gene encoding CO dehydrogenase/acetyl-CoA synthase complex subunit alpha, which yields MSELTTGSFSIDDLENVQITINNIVGAIEKEAESSDVELGPTVKPNVSTLRDWDHNILDRYNAVYTPMCDQCCYCTFGPCDLSGNKEGACGIDLAGHNAREFMLRVITGAAAHSGHGRHLLHHLIGLYGKDHPLDVGATNIIAPNVQLVTGVQPKTLGDLDNVLSYVEEQLTQLLAAVHMGQEGAAIDFESKALHGGMLDHVGMEISDIAQISCLEFPKADEEPPLSDIGMGCIDSSKPTLIVIGHNVAAITDIIDYMEDNGLNDTMELGGLCCTALDMTRYKAEDRTAPQAKIVGTLAKELKTIRSGIPDVIVVDEQCIRADVLEEASKLMIPVITTNDKVMYGLKDRSNDDIEDIIEDLTTGKEKGALMFDYEKLGELAPRLTMMMSEIRKQKGIKALPAEEDLKAIADTCVHCGACEIACPDSLPLSEAFTHLSEGDLTKFEWIHDKCIACGRCEFACPKDITIVDVIEKCSQRLISEEVGKVRAGRGPISDPEIREEGVNLVLGTTPGIVALVGCSNYPDGTKDLYRIADEMLRRNYIVVVSGCSAMDLGMYKNEDGLTLYEQYPSRFRSGGLMNTGSCVSNSHISGAVIKVAAIFAQKNISGNYEEIADYTLNRVGAVGVAWGAYSQKAASIGTGCNRLGVPVILGPHGSKYRRALIAKPYEEEKWKVFDARDGSEMPIPAAPDYLLTTAETVEEMMPMLAKSCIRPSDNNMGRMIKLTHYIELTQKYLGVMPDDWHKFVRTETDLPLAKREELLKILEAEHGWEIDWKRKKILSGPAMKSDVSAQPTNLKRLCKEA from the coding sequence ATGAGTGAGCTAACTACAGGTAGTTTTTCTATCGACGACCTCGAAAATGTTCAGATCACCATCAACAACATTGTAGGTGCTATTGAAAAAGAAGCAGAAAGCAGTGATGTTGAGCTTGGGCCTACTGTTAAGCCCAATGTCTCAACACTAAGAGATTGGGATCATAATATTCTTGACAGGTACAATGCTGTCTATACTCCAATGTGTGACCAGTGTTGTTACTGTACTTTCGGACCTTGTGACCTTAGTGGTAACAAAGAAGGAGCATGTGGTATCGACCTTGCAGGCCACAATGCACGTGAGTTCATGCTTCGTGTCATCACAGGTGCAGCAGCACACTCCGGACACGGAAGACACCTTCTTCATCACCTGATCGGTCTTTATGGCAAGGATCACCCGCTTGATGTTGGCGCTACTAATATCATAGCTCCGAACGTCCAGCTTGTCACAGGTGTCCAGCCAAAGACACTCGGTGACCTTGATAATGTCCTCAGCTATGTTGAGGAGCAGCTTACTCAGTTGCTTGCAGCTGTCCACATGGGTCAGGAAGGGGCAGCGATCGATTTCGAGTCAAAGGCACTTCATGGTGGTATGCTTGACCACGTTGGTATGGAGATCTCAGATATTGCACAGATATCCTGTCTTGAGTTCCCTAAGGCAGATGAGGAACCACCACTTTCCGATATTGGAATGGGATGCATTGATTCTTCCAAGCCTACACTGATCGTTATTGGCCACAACGTCGCAGCGATCACCGATATCATTGACTACATGGAAGATAACGGCCTCAATGATACAATGGAGCTTGGAGGTCTGTGTTGTACTGCACTTGACATGACCCGTTACAAGGCAGAGGACAGGACAGCTCCACAGGCAAAGATCGTCGGTACCCTTGCAAAGGAGCTTAAGACCATCAGGTCCGGTATTCCTGATGTTATCGTTGTCGATGAACAGTGTATCCGTGCTGATGTCCTTGAAGAGGCAAGCAAGCTCATGATCCCTGTCATTACAACCAACGACAAGGTCATGTACGGCCTTAAGGACCGTTCCAATGATGATATCGAAGACATCATTGAAGATCTTACGACTGGCAAGGAAAAGGGTGCACTTATGTTCGATTATGAGAAGCTTGGAGAACTTGCACCACGTCTTACGATGATGATGTCCGAGATCAGGAAGCAGAAAGGAATCAAAGCACTTCCTGCAGAAGAGGACCTTAAGGCAATTGCAGATACCTGTGTTCACTGTGGTGCCTGTGAAATTGCATGTCCTGACAGCCTCCCTCTCAGTGAGGCATTTACGCACCTTAGCGAAGGTGACCTGACAAAGTTCGAGTGGATTCATGACAAATGTATTGCATGTGGCCGCTGCGAATTCGCATGTCCTAAAGATATCACCATCGTTGACGTCATTGAGAAGTGCTCACAGCGCCTCATCAGTGAGGAGGTCGGAAAGGTTCGTGCAGGAAGAGGACCTATCAGTGATCCTGAGATCAGGGAAGAAGGTGTCAACCTTGTCCTTGGTACAACACCAGGTATCGTTGCACTTGTCGGATGTTCCAATTATCCTGACGGAACAAAGGATCTCTACAGGATCGCAGATGAGATGCTCAGAAGGAACTACATCGTTGTTGTTTCTGGTTGTTCCGCAATGGACCTCGGTATGTACAAGAACGAGGATGGCCTGACACTTTACGAGCAGTATCCATCAAGGTTCAGGAGCGGTGGCCTGATGAACACAGGTTCATGTGTTTCCAACTCACACATCTCAGGTGCTGTTATCAAGGTCGCAGCTATCTTCGCACAGAAGAACATCTCCGGTAACTACGAGGAGATCGCAGATTACACACTCAATCGTGTTGGTGCTGTTGGTGTTGCATGGGGTGCATACTCCCAGAAGGCAGCTTCCATCGGAACAGGCTGCAACAGACTTGGTGTCCCTGTAATCCTCGGTCCTCATGGTTCAAAGTACCGCAGGGCACTTATCGCAAAGCCATATGAGGAAGAGAAATGGAAGGTCTTTGACGCAAGGGATGGAAGCGAGATGCCAATCCCGGCAGCTCCGGACTATCTGCTTACCACTGCTGAGACCGTTGAGGAAATGATGCCAATGCTCGCAAAGAGCTGCATCCGCCCAAGTGATAACAACATGGGAAGAATGATCAAGCTGACACATTACATTGAGCTTACCCAGAAATATCTCGGTGTCATGCCCGACGACTGGCACAAGTTTGTCAGGACCGAGACAGATCTTCCGCTCGCAAAGCGTGAAGAGTTGCTGAAGATCCTGGAAGCAGAACATGGATGGGAGATCGACTGGAAGAGAAAGAAGATCCTTTCCGGACCAGCAATGAAATCCGATGTTTCAGCACAGCCGACTAACCTTAAGAGACTTTGCAAGGAGGCTTAA
- a CDS encoding rhomboid family intramembrane serine protease: protein MDNKCWICGKQEPMMFTCRHCGKTFCSDHRLPERHACEGLERGAGYSSGTSGTSGNYNRTYTGGQSYGPEVDEAIKNMMKDAAKTAAKGAATGAVYRTRSSISTSPSMAIIFICIISFFLELIPGYVELFQLVPSMIFARPWTMITHMFLHGGFGHIFFNMLVLFFFGRELERRIGKDMFLYVYFISGIVAALGYALTSNTGLPMIGASGAIMGVFATLTVLAPEMQVYVYFIPMRIKYALLLFALLDFALIGANDMVAHTAHLSGVLVGLYMGFRIKSSGKQRRRTGYDTRRW, encoded by the coding sequence TTGGACAATAAATGCTGGATATGTGGCAAGCAGGAACCCATGATGTTCACCTGCCGTCATTGTGGCAAAACGTTCTGCTCAGATCACCGACTTCCTGAGAGACACGCCTGCGAGGGCCTTGAACGAGGTGCAGGATATTCTTCAGGGACCTCAGGAACTTCAGGTAACTACAACAGGACATACACTGGCGGCCAGTCATACGGTCCGGAAGTGGATGAGGCCATTAAGAACATGATGAAAGATGCAGCAAAGACTGCTGCAAAAGGAGCTGCCACAGGTGCGGTTTACCGAACAAGGTCATCGATATCGACAAGTCCTTCAATGGCAATAATATTCATCTGCATAATATCATTCTTCCTGGAACTTATACCGGGTTACGTGGAACTATTCCAACTGGTCCCGAGCATGATCTTCGCAAGACCATGGACAATGATCACACATATGTTCCTGCATGGTGGCTTTGGACACATCTTTTTTAACATGCTTGTCTTGTTCTTCTTCGGAAGGGAACTTGAAAGACGCATAGGAAAGGACATGTTCCTCTATGTTTACTTCATATCAGGCATAGTAGCAGCTCTTGGATATGCACTTACCAGCAATACCGGATTACCTATGATCGGAGCCAGTGGTGCCATCATGGGAGTTTTCGCAACGCTCACAGTGTTGGCACCTGAAATGCAGGTCTATGTATATTTCATACCAATGCGGATCAAGTATGCGCTCCTGCTCTTTGCACTACTCGATTTTGCGCTGATAGGAGCAAACGACATGGTCGCCCATACTGCACACCTAAGTGGAGTTCTTGTGGGCCTTTACATGGGATTCAGGATCAAAAGCTCTGGTAAACAGCGCAGGAGAACAGGGTACGATACGCGAAGGTGGTGA
- a CDS encoding TIGR00288 family NYN domain-containing protein gives MQNVKTGFNSIVKYLSTKKETDRRRIGLLVDGPNVLRKEFNVNLEEIRDVLKEYGNVKIGRVFLNQYASDKLVEAIENNGFEPIICSSDVDVRLAVEGMELVYNPTIDTIALVTRDADFKPLLTKANEHGKETIIFGVEPGFSTALRNSSDYVVILDNNQMNYYEEEENDRSHVLRTSTTI, from the coding sequence ATGCAGAACGTTAAAACTGGATTCAATTCCATTGTCAAGTATCTTAGTACAAAAAAGGAAACCGACAGGAGACGCATAGGGCTTCTTGTTGATGGCCCTAACGTACTGCGAAAAGAGTTTAATGTAAACCTTGAAGAGATACGTGATGTATTAAAGGAATATGGCAATGTAAAGATAGGAAGGGTTTTCCTGAACCAGTATGCATCAGATAAACTGGTAGAAGCAATAGAGAACAATGGTTTTGAGCCTATAATTTGCTCCAGTGATGTTGATGTTCGTCTTGCAGTGGAAGGAATGGAACTGGTATACAACCCAACCATTGATACAATAGCACTGGTTACAAGAGATGCTGATTTTAAGCCACTTCTAACCAAGGCCAACGAACATGGCAAAGAGACCATAATCTTTGGTGTTGAACCCGGATTCTCAACCGCCCTCCGTAATTCTTCTGACTATGTTGTAATACTTGACAACAATCAGATGAACTATTATGAAGAGGAAGAGAACGATAGGTCACATGTTCTCAGGACATCCACAACAATTTGA
- a CDS encoding homocitrate synthase family protein, translating to MSNTDDYSRNELMSFLDMKPLDIEICDVTLRDGEQTPGVAFTMEEKFDLARELDAIGVEVIEAGFPVVSSSEKEIVKEISNMGLDSNICCLARSVISDVDAAIDCDVDIVSIFIAMSDLHLKFKYHKSCADVFSCAMGAIEHAKDHGLKVRFAAEDGTRTDVETLKKAFLAAEEYKVDYVSIADTIGILSPATTHYLVSEIKKVVNTPICIHCHDDLGMATANTLVAAEAGAKQLHTTVNGIGERAGNASLEELLVALRVQHGIDRYDTTKLTAISGKLQEYSGLPIAVNKSVVGKHAFTHESGIHVMAILEEPRTYELFSPEMVGGKRNLIVGKHTGKKALRGIVEDLGYHLDHDELCTLIGKVKNCTEVKKGLSRDRLESLIQMVQSHQE from the coding sequence ATGTCTAATACTGATGATTATTCCAGAAATGAACTTATGAGCTTCCTCGATATGAAACCCCTTGACATCGAGATATGTGATGTGACATTAAGGGATGGTGAGCAGACACCTGGTGTAGCTTTCACAATGGAGGAAAAATTCGATCTTGCACGTGAGCTGGATGCTATAGGTGTTGAGGTCATCGAAGCCGGATTTCCTGTTGTCTCCAGTTCTGAGAAAGAGATCGTTAAAGAGATCAGCAATATGGGACTGGACTCGAACATCTGTTGTCTTGCACGCTCTGTCATAAGTGATGTTGATGCAGCAATAGATTGTGATGTTGATATTGTCAGCATCTTTATTGCAATGTCAGACCTTCATTTGAAGTTCAAGTACCATAAGAGCTGTGCAGATGTTTTCAGTTGTGCAATGGGTGCTATCGAACATGCAAAGGACCATGGCCTTAAGGTAAGGTTCGCAGCAGAGGATGGTACCCGGACTGACGTGGAAACTCTCAAAAAAGCATTCCTCGCAGCAGAGGAATATAAAGTTGATTACGTAAGCATTGCAGACACAATTGGTATCTTAAGTCCTGCCACTACTCATTATCTGGTATCTGAGATCAAGAAGGTCGTTAATACTCCGATCTGTATCCACTGCCACGATGACCTGGGGATGGCAACCGCAAATACCCTTGTAGCTGCAGAGGCCGGAGCAAAGCAACTGCATACCACGGTCAATGGAATTGGTGAAAGGGCAGGTAATGCCTCTCTTGAAGAGCTTCTGGTTGCCTTAAGGGTACAGCATGGCATTGACAGGTATGATACCACAAAACTTACTGCAATTTCAGGTAAGCTTCAGGAATATTCCGGATTGCCTATTGCTGTGAACAAGTCAGTAGTTGGCAAGCATGCTTTCACTCATGAGTCCGGTATTCATGTAATGGCGATCCTCGAAGAGCCACGTACCTATGAGCTTTTTAGTCCTGAGATGGTTGGTGGGAAGCGTAACCTGATAGTAGGCAAGCATACTGGAAAGAAGGCCCTCAGGGGTATTGTGGAGGACCTCGGCTATCATCTGGATCACGATGAGCTTTGTACTCTCATTGGAAAAGTAAAGAACTGTACGGAAGTCAAAAAAGGCTTATCTCGTGATAGGCTTGAGTCTCTTATACAGATGGTACAGTCGCATCAGGAATAA
- a CDS encoding NAD(+)/NADH kinase, translating into MTIKKIGIVSRCDHEDALDMVRDIVEHFKSQVDIAVTSNTADPLDLQDVEVIAIEEMRDKGVELLISVGGDGTVLRTIARMDDPLPILGINMGTLGFLVDVNPADAIKAIGEALQGFKYTERSRLNVKLNGERIPPATNEVVLTTARPAKILTFRITIDDREVEDVRADGVVIATPTGSTAYAMSAGGPIIDPNVNATLIVPLAPFKLSSRPWVVPAESLIKVEMIIPEKEAALVVDGQYTHTIQENDVVTLTRSNFPARFVETSASGFYERVQSKLR; encoded by the coding sequence ATGACCATCAAAAAGATCGGGATCGTATCAAGATGTGACCATGAGGATGCACTTGATATGGTCCGGGATATCGTTGAACATTTCAAGTCTCAGGTCGATATTGCTGTTACTTCTAACACAGCTGACCCCCTGGACCTGCAGGATGTGGAGGTCATCGCTATAGAAGAGATGAGGGACAAAGGCGTTGAACTTCTTATCTCGGTGGGCGGCGATGGTACTGTACTTCGCACTATTGCCCGTATGGATGATCCGCTTCCGATATTGGGAATAAACATGGGAACTCTTGGATTCCTTGTTGATGTGAATCCAGCGGATGCTATTAAGGCCATCGGGGAAGCGCTGCAGGGCTTCAAGTATACAGAACGTTCCCGGCTTAACGTTAAACTTAACGGGGAAAGGATACCTCCGGCAACCAATGAGGTCGTGCTTACAACTGCAAGGCCTGCAAAGATACTGACCTTCAGGATAACCATCGATGACCGCGAAGTGGAGGATGTCCGTGCTGATGGTGTTGTTATCGCAACCCCTACCGGCTCAACTGCTTATGCAATGAGCGCAGGAGGGCCGATCATTGACCCGAACGTCAATGCTACTCTGATCGTGCCTCTGGCACCGTTCAAGTTGTCCTCAAGGCCGTGGGTGGTGCCTGCAGAAAGTCTCATCAAGGTAGAGATGATCATTCCGGAAAAGGAAGCGGCGCTTGTTGTCGATGGTCAGTATACCCATACGATACAGGAAAATGATGTTGTCACATTGACAAGGTCCAATTTCCCTGCAAGATTTGTGGAAACCTCTGCAAGCGGTTTCTATGAGAGGGTGCAGAGCAAGCTCAGGTAA
- a CDS encoding bifunctional fructose-bisphosphatase/inositol-phosphate phosphatase — protein MISFPEALEFCDRLADAASKAISELVDTSEAFETVYVGADGTDTKLIDDVSEQAILDVLREDGRSMRILTEEFGEVKLGEDPEFSIVLDPLDGTYNVANGIPVYSISIAIGEPDVSSFYFGYVRNLANGDTFHAGLGNGAYFNGKKITPSGNSVLHSFCVSLYGYRRHVERTVSLCKAVRRIRIFGSVALELCYVAAGRTDAFVDVRGSLRLVDVAAGKLIIEEAGGKVTDGEGGPLKLKGSVINPFYMVASNGHAHSDILKLIRR, from the coding sequence ATGATATCCTTCCCGGAGGCACTGGAATTCTGCGACCGTCTCGCAGATGCAGCTTCAAAAGCGATCTCTGAGCTTGTAGATACTTCTGAGGCCTTCGAAACGGTCTATGTGGGTGCCGATGGTACGGACACCAAGCTTATTGATGATGTTTCTGAACAGGCGATTCTTGATGTCCTTCGTGAAGATGGCCGCTCCATGAGGATCCTCACTGAGGAGTTCGGAGAGGTCAAACTGGGCGAGGATCCTGAATTTTCCATCGTTCTGGATCCGCTTGATGGTACCTATAATGTGGCCAACGGTATTCCTGTTTACAGTATTTCCATTGCAATTGGCGAACCGGACGTATCCTCTTTTTATTTTGGATATGTGAGAAACCTTGCAAATGGTGATACATTCCATGCAGGGCTGGGGAATGGTGCATATTTCAATGGTAAAAAGATCACTCCTTCCGGAAATTCTGTGCTGCATAGTTTCTGTGTGAGCCTGTATGGATATCGCAGGCATGTGGAACGGACAGTGAGCCTTTGCAAGGCTGTTAGAAGGATCCGGATATTTGGAAGTGTGGCCCTTGAACTATGTTATGTGGCAGCAGGCCGGACCGATGCATTCGTTGATGTACGCGGCTCCCTGCGTCTTGTGGATGTTGCCGCCGGTAAATTGATCATAGAAGAAGCCGGAGGTAAAGTTACTGATGGTGAGGGTGGGCCGCTTAAATTAAAGGGCAGTGTGATAAATCCATTTTATATGGTAGCTTCGAACGGACATGCGCATTCTGATATATTGAAGCTTATTAGGAGGTAA
- a CDS encoding type II glyceraldehyde-3-phosphate dehydrogenase, whose protein sequence is MTKAKVAINGYGTIGKRVADAVMLQDDMEIIGIAKTRPNFETVMAQDKGYPVYTLADRVGSMEEAGIEVAGTVEEMVEAADVVVDCTPGKVGVTNKELYEKAGVKAIWQGGEAHELAGCSFNAETNYEEALGKDFVRVVSCNTTGLCRVLSPLNNEFGVKKARITLMRRSADPNDIKHGPINAIVPNPIKLPSHHGPDVKTVIPGIDVATTAVKLPTTLMHLHTINLELEKECTAEDVESILAEQSRVRFVGQGITSTAEIMELAKDLGRPRGDMWENCVWNESITMYEGELYFFQAIHQESDVIPENVDAIRAMMELESDGQKSIAETNAKMGI, encoded by the coding sequence ATGACTAAAGCTAAAGTTGCAATAAACGGATACGGAACCATTGGTAAAAGAGTTGCAGATGCTGTGATGCTTCAGGACGACATGGAGATCATAGGTATTGCAAAGACCCGCCCTAACTTCGAGACCGTAATGGCACAGGATAAGGGATATCCTGTCTATACTCTTGCTGACAGGGTCGGCTCCATGGAGGAAGCTGGCATTGAAGTTGCAGGTACTGTTGAGGAAATGGTCGAAGCAGCCGATGTTGTGGTTGACTGTACGCCAGGTAAAGTCGGTGTTACCAACAAGGAACTTTATGAAAAGGCAGGTGTCAAGGCCATCTGGCAGGGCGGTGAGGCACACGAGCTTGCAGGTTGCTCCTTCAACGCTGAGACCAACTATGAAGAGGCCCTTGGAAAGGACTTCGTCAGGGTAGTTTCCTGTAACACAACCGGACTTTGCCGTGTCCTTTCACCACTTAACAATGAGTTTGGAGTGAAGAAGGCACGCATAACCCTTATGAGAAGATCTGCTGACCCAAATGACATCAAGCACGGTCCTATCAATGCGATCGTCCCGAACCCCATCAAGTTGCCATCACACCACGGTCCTGATGTGAAGACCGTCATACCTGGCATTGACGTTGCAACAACAGCCGTCAAACTCCCTACAACATTGATGCACCTGCACACCATCAACCTTGAGCTTGAGAAGGAATGCACTGCGGAAGATGTAGAGAGCATTCTTGCAGAGCAGAGCCGAGTAAGGTTCGTCGGACAGGGCATAACATCCACCGCTGAGATCATGGAGCTCGCAAAGGACCTTGGAAGGCCAAGGGGCGATATGTGGGAGAACTGCGTGTGGAACGAATCCATCACAATGTATGAAGGAGAACTTTACTTCTTCCAGGCCATTCACCAGGAATCAGATGTCATACCTGAGAATGTGGATGCCATTCGTGCAATGATGGAGCTTGAGAGCGACGGACAGAAGTCCATTGCTGAAACGAACGCTAAGATGGGCATCTGA
- a CDS encoding CooT family nickel-binding protein, whose amino-acid sequence MCELNAIVVKGDERELVMESVTKMLVDGDSIELTGIFGEKTIIFGTIKEVDFSKGETIIIGN is encoded by the coding sequence ATGTGCGAACTGAATGCAATAGTTGTCAAAGGCGATGAAAGGGAATTGGTGATGGAATCCGTCACAAAGATGTTGGTTGATGGTGATTCCATAGAGCTTACGGGGATATTTGGGGAAAAGACGATCATCTTCGGTACAATAAAAGAGGTCGATTTTTCAAAAGGGGAAACTATAATTATTGGAAATTAA